A genomic region of Geothrix edaphica contains the following coding sequences:
- a CDS encoding acyltransferase: MRDLDALREQHQRRLAWMPWLYFALKPRHRAWAEAWQAEVQARLVAQETVTLGTGCFIAPDAAIFGEPGRGVVLGDRCAIAAQAFLHGPLTLGDDVSVNAGARLDGGRKGLTIGDGTRIASGAALYAFDHGLKPDRAIKDQPVRSRGIRIGRDVWIGANAGITDGLTVGDHAVVAMGAVVTKDVPDWAIVAGVPAVVVGDRRDR; this comes from the coding sequence ATGCGCGACCTCGATGCCCTGAGAGAGCAGCACCAGCGCCGCCTGGCCTGGATGCCCTGGCTCTACTTCGCCCTCAAGCCGCGTCACCGCGCTTGGGCCGAGGCCTGGCAGGCGGAGGTGCAGGCTCGCCTCGTGGCCCAGGAGACCGTGACGCTCGGGACGGGCTGCTTCATCGCGCCGGACGCGGCCATCTTCGGCGAGCCGGGCCGGGGCGTGGTGCTGGGCGACCGCTGTGCCATCGCCGCCCAGGCCTTCCTCCACGGGCCCCTCACCCTGGGCGATGACGTCAGCGTGAACGCCGGCGCCCGCCTCGACGGCGGGCGCAAGGGCCTCACCATCGGCGACGGCACCCGCATCGCCAGCGGTGCGGCCCTCTACGCCTTCGACCACGGCCTGAAACCGGACCGCGCCATCAAGGACCAGCCCGTGCGCTCCCGGGGCATTCGCATCGGGCGCGATGTATGGATCGGCGCCAATGCCGGCATCACGGACGGCCTCACCGTCGGCGACCACGCCGTGGTGGCCATGGGCGCCGTGGTGACGAAGGATGTGCCCGACTGGGCCATCGTCGCGGGGGTGCCGGCCGTGGTGGTGGGGGACCGGCGGGACCGCTGA
- a CDS encoding MarC family protein — MPTLGPLPTLSFALGVATSLFSVLNPISAAAIFASATAGMEAPALRRSAKKAALTAGAAMLAFALVGQFMFSLFGFTALAMRFVGGVLVLYRAIAMLYGEDPRERSTEDEKAEASRKLPEDFAIIPFGIPLVAGPGTLSTVMGMIAGISWLEYGVVLLAILLNTWIVYLFLRKAPVVFARLGAIGTKVVNKLMGLILAAVAMQFLINGVKALYVEMRETPPAAIVATK; from the coding sequence ATGCCCACCCTCGGCCCCCTGCCCACCCTGTCGTTTGCCCTCGGTGTGGCGACGTCGCTGTTCTCGGTGCTGAACCCCATCAGCGCGGCGGCGATCTTCGCCAGCGCCACCGCGGGGATGGAGGCGCCGGCCCTGCGCCGCAGCGCGAAGAAGGCGGCGCTCACGGCGGGCGCCGCCATGCTGGCCTTCGCCCTGGTGGGCCAGTTCATGTTCAGCCTCTTCGGCTTCACGGCCCTGGCCATGCGCTTCGTGGGGGGCGTGCTGGTGCTCTACCGGGCCATCGCCATGCTCTACGGCGAGGACCCCCGCGAGCGCAGCACCGAGGACGAGAAGGCCGAGGCCAGCCGCAAGCTGCCCGAGGACTTCGCCATCATCCCCTTCGGCATCCCGCTGGTGGCGGGCCCGGGCACGCTCTCCACGGTGATGGGCATGATCGCGGGGATCAGCTGGCTGGAGTACGGCGTGGTGCTCCTCGCCATCCTCCTGAACACCTGGATCGTCTACCTGTTCCTGCGCAAGGCCCCGGTGGTGTTCGCCCGCCTGGGCGCCATCGGCACCAAGGTGGTGAACAAGCTCATGGGCCTCATCCTCGCGGCCGTGGCCATGCAGTTCCTCATCAACGGCGTGAAGGCCCTCTACGTCGAGATGCGCGAGACGCCGCCGGCGGCCATCGTCGCGACGAAGTAG
- a CDS encoding DUF4238 domain-containing protein: MSNQPKRHHWWPMAQSQHWTDADGLVFASRSNGTYFRANPLNIGVESELYTRFGSDNSKDTSIEDWFANTIDSPVTQIFKHLFDPSNITRQSFDPDPMKAKSAKEIGYKINSYIDKISLPSNIRAAISAYLAALLVRHPTYLSKLINFHNDGSNPRETVKDIALDNMLELFELYYQKIRSAVFIVSRRIGTSEFLYADGGILVDEPWRREFGIPFDIHAPLTPDIAIQVLPIPDHGELSYAFIAESTNQGVSRQNKIILGGAQRFVFSRQPPPSTFIQRHFGVPAPKNIGYSFINGQLNTTYDPSRK, from the coding sequence GTGTCGAATCAACCCAAACGTCATCACTGGTGGCCAATGGCTCAATCCCAACACTGGACTGATGCTGATGGATTGGTATTCGCCTCGCGTTCAAACGGAACTTATTTTCGTGCGAACCCTTTGAACATTGGTGTTGAGTCCGAATTGTATACACGGTTTGGCAGCGACAATAGCAAAGACACATCTATTGAGGATTGGTTTGCCAATACTATCGATTCTCCTGTAACACAGATATTCAAGCACCTTTTTGATCCATCCAACATTACGCGCCAGTCATTCGATCCTGATCCAATGAAGGCTAAATCAGCAAAGGAAATCGGGTACAAAATCAATTCTTATATTGATAAGATCAGTTTGCCATCGAATATCCGTGCTGCAATTTCTGCTTATTTAGCAGCACTATTGGTAAGGCACCCAACCTATCTTTCCAAACTAATCAATTTTCATAATGATGGTTCCAATCCCCGTGAAACAGTCAAAGACATAGCACTAGATAATATGCTTGAATTATTCGAACTCTATTATCAAAAGATTAGAAGTGCGGTTTTTATTGTGTCTCGCCGTATTGGAACATCAGAATTTTTGTACGCTGATGGCGGTATTTTGGTTGATGAACCCTGGCGCAGGGAGTTTGGTATTCCATTCGATATTCACGCCCCTCTAACACCGGACATCGCGATACAGGTTCTACCAATCCCTGACCATGGTGAACTTTCGTATGCATTCATTGCAGAGTCCACGAATCAAGGTGTATCTCGGCAAAACAAGATAATTCTTGGAGGTGCACAACGGTTTGTCTTTTCCAGGCAACCACCGCCATCAACATTTATTCAAAGACACTTTGGTGTCCCCGCACCCAAAAATATTGGTTACAGCTTCATTAATGGCCAACTCAATACAACCTACGATCCTTCACGAAAATGA
- a CDS encoding tyrosine-type recombinase/integrase, with translation MAISQPITPKKDLTPKAPNATPDKRTPLLLVTKPGKKVEISYYLFEGSEDIKDNRLARIVATKAANRVLKYPNLQQQTMVRAMHYLGLRRFEAYELRWDRYDERTQTYTVEGKGGKVETLPVIEEMSEWFARLPRMGRYMCPRKNHDTPHGEKYTDHVVKQAAAAMGFMDWSHHRLRGSLATNLLNRGVPLVQVSAIMRHSSQQTTAQYYYEQDLKNMRAAMEKARPQPGPEPSSNVQVLKVQAG, from the coding sequence ATGGCCATTTCGCAGCCCATCACCCCCAAGAAGGACCTGACGCCCAAGGCCCCCAACGCAACCCCTGACAAGCGGACTCCCCTGCTGCTGGTGACCAAGCCCGGGAAGAAGGTCGAGATCTCCTACTACCTCTTCGAGGGGAGCGAGGACATCAAGGACAACCGGCTCGCCCGCATTGTGGCCACGAAGGCGGCCAATCGGGTGCTGAAGTACCCCAACCTTCAACAGCAGACCATGGTCAGAGCGATGCATTACTTGGGTTTGCGCCGATTCGAGGCATATGAACTTCGCTGGGACAGGTACGACGAGCGGACTCAGACCTACACGGTCGAAGGGAAGGGTGGGAAGGTTGAGACCCTCCCGGTCATCGAGGAAATGAGTGAATGGTTCGCCCGGCTTCCCCGTATGGGTCGATACATGTGCCCCAGAAAAAACCACGACACCCCCCACGGGGAGAAATACACGGACCATGTGGTGAAGCAGGCCGCTGCCGCGATGGGCTTCATGGACTGGAGCCATCATCGGCTCCGGGGCTCATTGGCCACAAACCTCCTGAATCGTGGCGTCCCACTGGTTCAGGTCTCGGCCATCATGCGACATAGCTCACAGCAGACTACGGCCCAGTACTACTACGAGCAGGACCTGAAGAACATGCGGGCTGCGATGGAGAAGGCCCGTCCACAGCCGGGTCCAGAGCCGAGTAGCAATGTGCAGGTGCTGAAGGTTCAGGCGGGGTGA
- a CDS encoding RHS repeat-associated core domain-containing protein — MSNSELRLGFQKFLKLILRCKFWGCCVNNDGAKTMIVLETMRPMLRRALLVGALGMAIGIWSPMRAQDISSSADASGSSTPSASYSISMTLGSVDAVSGSINLSVPLGPTLPGRIPAGFKWTYDSMDPMQSRVGGAYLPVVWPASFDISYGIGANTRALVLGAKYEFLRAAVPTGGIPSDETFQAWMTARGVDLGSADANAYFTANGGDDSVPPMFEIVAKQPSADGTKWYIQSDWIVKIPHNRLDGTYTTYKVAKRQVVLDGGLAVWTKDGLSAEFTNRFGDHVSFVVASDPANLQTTYTLQDILNPGNTLTMVLKTGSAMSPFGSWDFQVQQANNSTLTVTNPFGLPKVVMGGLARLGQAWVYPGPGLRGASSNGERGFTPTSLTETADNGEVAATSWTWQTETSQDSKCQDPYDPTQFIECMLPSPCMYLHTINHPNGLTESITIGDGLNLSSAAFSGSLWVGYRPGIPMTQIVANEKPNPTQGSAAWRVCRTDGVTGETFLIVRKSPTISQPGGGGPYTWVNTAHETWVLKYPTSSPGSTSKYRGVHLIHPSATADIRQNASSPQAFLFATSAILAKESIHGVGGPTDLSTSSWAFPPNFDPASTSYIRDSVTVFDGWDVRSWANPSGSLSVAQPLTATPLRVKTDTDKLPSRVQIAGLPNVPGARDDWGPTQTDEYALPWSGSLSTVDPNQTASWSGTVSLPSSGVHRTGTIQRSWNSALLALQISQDHKTLQVPSGSGAARYVSSVDTSSLAVSLSPQASADFGITTNTYSTSGSTQGLLTQVSAQRGGYTATETRDYQVAGPNGLLLPLVGSVTKTLSGPNGLAPANLDDPSVKAGTDYTYTNDNFHRLASQFDKTTGTGITYDAFDSFGRVTQKTEKPLGIVTTSSYDDWGRLQTETHAYGTSKAVTTSYTYDPNGLWTRKTVTSAEGVAMTIFTELDAFARVKTIHTLKGGGTEVATQTFQYDEWGQKKAMSPVLKTGATPYGNTTYSYDDRGQLVQTTDPKGNVLSRTPTDSTGLASYPAWRTQTVDGVPLTGIWTTFTDDRGYSRGEVYDLLGQKVAVVDQNGHVSTYAYDQDGHLLQTNQGGQLRSYVYNAMGWMTQRIEPEEGLTSYPEVDPYTGAPNFNIYGLPRAAQMKGSGTGVAVTMTTTLNHFNLLATTSSTDGVITSSRSFGYDSLHRLSSFTDVQPNGTLTEIYGYDEVSRPTTKTVSDGIQSFTVSQTLDSLGRVTSLTYPSGGGRAPQLAVIDGDDQGRPSSIRLDGSLRARASYDQVSGSSDTTTIIYGNGNSTSSTLEKGDLVRTDYTALPTSGLFPTGSEANAMAWTPGGLMTDRGADHFDYDGLQRLVHSKVVGIWGEVTDQWFAYDRWGNRAAEDWTYVASGASPSSKPDEVLAYAATYDARNRLTESVAALIPGSWRGGAGQGTQNGSLLTGASYDALGRLSSIFAVPNNQAQKASSWSYDPSGRVISETVEGATSTYLLDGEGLRFKRMRSDGSIQYTVYGFNREPLTVFVKTPTVITTVQARTLAATSTTKKRLKTAQALIGGDPVGAYIDGPDVGTTLYVGQAVSFTGTSDFGYSFSWTFGDGTTATGAFPIKTYTTAGTYTVTLRVAAISGYIGSSATRSFTVAVAKPVISSFTATPTTIALGASSTLVWSVTGATSLSLDNGIGSATGTTNRAVNPSVSTTFTLSATNAGGTVTAIVTVTVVQPPTLTSFYANPANIYQGDGSTLFWTVSGATSLSLDNGIGAVSGSSRPVSPSATTTYTLTATNTLNGVSVSRTAMATVYVSPRPTVPNIDGFTADATTIAAGSGTTLRWSVSNSVGAVNVFITNVGTVAQSGSQWITPAGTTTYTLTATNSLDATKSVSRDVTVSVVNRPVITFSANPGAVNVGSSSTLNWSVTNSPTSVSIDQGIGGVGASGSTSVSPGATTTYTLTASNLAGTVTATTTVSVTQKPVIVSFQPTSSQINQGSSTTLTWTTQGATSLTVNGASVPGTSLLVSPTTTTSYTLVATNAAGTDSRTTTITVVIPESFLWNKTMIYGFGQELAEEQAGQGTVYIQSDYVGSPSILSDATGRVIGRQKALPFGERYGQSGTKSIRRYTNHEDQDGSPVYMQARMYLPTYGKFAQVDPAYDQVKDDPETWNLYNYVTNNPVTHTDPDGREASQTSTGSPGDASTNNKTIVAGPDQVVITAHDPNTGQKVVIVMTQAQYKAAGSPGVGGTVAPGAGVVAAPVGTSQAANNQMPSTKTGGGAQTKVEYAKEVPKEVKAALEAIAGYLNDGTTWKSVGGMRTPAQNKATKGAKGSDHVALKEEEGKKGAEDGHWMKDGKNVDKAVYEKIKTDGLYLGDGIQAIFHPGNSAHLEHFHLGFSDKRSDTVYTKETGPNKYTPEKRLITILGEEND; from the coding sequence ATGTCGAATTCAGAGTTGCGGCTAGGATTTCAAAAGTTTTTGAAGTTAATCCTTCGCTGCAAGTTTTGGGGATGTTGCGTCAACAATGATGGAGCCAAGACGATGATCGTGCTGGAAACGATGCGGCCAATGTTGCGAAGAGCCTTACTCGTTGGCGCCCTAGGAATGGCGATTGGGATTTGGTCTCCAATGAGGGCTCAAGATATTTCAAGTTCGGCAGACGCCTCAGGAAGTTCCACTCCGTCTGCCAGCTACTCCATATCCATGACCCTGGGCAGCGTGGATGCAGTGTCGGGGTCTATTAACCTGTCGGTACCCCTTGGTCCGACACTACCTGGGCGGATCCCTGCTGGATTTAAATGGACCTACGACAGCATGGACCCGATGCAATCCAGGGTCGGTGGGGCATATCTTCCGGTAGTTTGGCCTGCGTCATTTGATATTTCGTACGGGATCGGAGCCAATACACGAGCCCTTGTCCTTGGAGCCAAGTACGAATTCCTCCGTGCAGCTGTCCCGACAGGCGGCATTCCTTCAGACGAGACGTTCCAGGCCTGGATGACCGCAAGAGGTGTGGATCTTGGTTCTGCTGATGCCAACGCGTACTTCACTGCCAATGGTGGCGATGACAGTGTTCCTCCCATGTTCGAGATCGTCGCCAAACAGCCAAGTGCAGACGGAACGAAGTGGTACATCCAATCGGACTGGATCGTCAAGATTCCTCATAACAGGCTCGATGGCACTTACACCACATATAAGGTCGCCAAACGCCAGGTTGTTCTGGACGGAGGCCTGGCGGTGTGGACCAAAGACGGCCTTTCGGCAGAATTCACCAACCGCTTTGGCGACCACGTGTCGTTCGTTGTGGCTTCTGATCCCGCCAATCTCCAAACAACTTATACACTTCAAGATATTTTGAATCCGGGAAATACCCTGACCATGGTCCTCAAAACGGGCTCGGCCATGTCGCCCTTTGGTTCATGGGACTTCCAGGTACAGCAGGCAAATAACTCGACCTTGACGGTGACGAATCCCTTTGGACTTCCAAAGGTGGTGATGGGTGGGCTGGCCCGCCTTGGTCAAGCATGGGTTTACCCTGGTCCCGGATTACGCGGTGCATCGTCGAATGGTGAGAGAGGATTTACTCCCACTTCCCTCACCGAGACTGCAGACAACGGCGAGGTTGCGGCCACCTCCTGGACCTGGCAAACAGAAACGTCCCAGGACTCCAAGTGCCAAGATCCTTATGACCCAACCCAATTCATTGAATGCATGTTGCCGTCTCCATGCATGTACCTGCACACGATCAATCATCCAAATGGGCTGACTGAATCGATCACCATAGGGGATGGTCTTAATCTCTCATCGGCTGCTTTTTCTGGAAGTCTTTGGGTGGGCTACCGTCCAGGCATACCCATGACCCAGATTGTGGCAAATGAAAAGCCCAATCCTACGCAAGGTTCCGCCGCGTGGCGCGTGTGCCGGACTGATGGCGTCACTGGAGAAACCTTCCTGATCGTGAGGAAAAGCCCCACCATCTCTCAGCCGGGGGGTGGAGGGCCTTACACTTGGGTTAATACAGCCCATGAGACTTGGGTTCTAAAGTACCCGACCAGTTCACCGGGCTCTACGTCTAAGTATCGAGGGGTTCACCTCATCCACCCTTCGGCCACGGCGGATATTAGACAGAACGCATCCTCTCCCCAGGCCTTCTTATTTGCCACCTCAGCCATCCTGGCCAAAGAATCCATTCACGGGGTTGGTGGACCCACGGACCTTTCCACGAGTTCTTGGGCCTTCCCACCCAATTTCGATCCCGCCTCCACCAGCTATATCCGGGATTCGGTGACGGTTTTCGACGGTTGGGATGTGCGGAGTTGGGCCAATCCCAGCGGAAGCCTAAGCGTTGCCCAACCTCTGACTGCGACCCCTCTGCGAGTTAAGACGGATACGGATAAACTTCCGAGCCGTGTTCAAATTGCAGGACTGCCAAATGTCCCGGGTGCCAGGGACGATTGGGGCCCGACCCAGACCGATGAGTACGCTCTACCTTGGTCTGGCAGCCTCAGTACCGTTGACCCAAACCAGACTGCTTCGTGGAGTGGAACTGTAAGCCTTCCCAGTTCTGGCGTGCATCGTACGGGCACCATCCAACGGAGTTGGAACTCGGCACTGTTGGCCTTGCAGATCTCCCAGGATCACAAGACCTTACAAGTCCCGAGTGGTTCTGGTGCTGCTCGGTATGTTTCAAGCGTGGATACCTCGTCCTTGGCCGTGTCCCTCAGTCCTCAGGCAAGCGCCGACTTTGGGATCACCACCAATACCTATTCCACTAGCGGGTCAACCCAAGGCCTTCTTACACAGGTATCAGCCCAGCGTGGCGGGTATACCGCCACCGAGACCAGGGATTATCAGGTAGCAGGGCCTAATGGCCTGCTACTTCCCCTAGTTGGTTCAGTGACTAAGACCCTTTCGGGGCCCAATGGGTTGGCTCCAGCGAATCTGGATGATCCCTCTGTGAAGGCCGGCACCGACTATACCTACACCAATGACAACTTTCATCGCTTGGCTTCGCAGTTCGACAAGACGACCGGAACCGGGATCACCTATGACGCATTCGACTCGTTCGGGCGGGTCACCCAAAAAACTGAGAAGCCACTGGGAATTGTGACGACCTCTAGCTATGACGACTGGGGGCGACTCCAAACTGAGACACATGCCTATGGCACGTCCAAAGCCGTGACCACGAGCTACACCTATGATCCGAACGGGCTCTGGACGAGAAAGACGGTCACCAGTGCCGAGGGTGTAGCTATGACCATCTTCACGGAACTGGATGCATTTGCTCGGGTGAAAACCATTCACACCCTTAAAGGGGGTGGTACCGAGGTGGCAACTCAGACCTTCCAGTACGACGAGTGGGGCCAGAAGAAGGCTATGAGCCCGGTGCTTAAGACTGGTGCGACTCCTTATGGGAACACCACCTATTCCTACGATGATCGTGGCCAGTTGGTTCAGACAACGGATCCAAAGGGCAATGTGCTCTCTCGGACTCCCACTGATTCCACGGGGCTTGCTTCCTACCCGGCCTGGAGGACCCAGACCGTGGATGGCGTGCCCTTAACCGGCATCTGGACGACCTTTACAGATGATCGTGGCTACAGTCGCGGCGAGGTTTATGACCTCCTCGGACAGAAGGTGGCGGTCGTAGATCAGAACGGCCACGTATCGACCTATGCCTACGACCAGGACGGCCACCTCCTTCAAACCAACCAGGGTGGGCAATTGCGGTCTTATGTTTACAACGCCATGGGGTGGATGACCCAGCGAATCGAGCCTGAGGAGGGTCTGACTTCCTATCCCGAGGTTGATCCCTACACAGGTGCGCCAAATTTCAACATATACGGGTTACCAAGAGCCGCTCAAATGAAAGGCTCTGGAACCGGTGTGGCCGTAACCATGACCACCACCCTGAACCATTTCAATCTGCTGGCTACGACCTCGAGCACCGACGGAGTTATCACCTCCTCACGTTCCTTTGGATATGACAGCCTGCATCGGCTCAGTTCGTTCACGGATGTCCAGCCGAATGGGACATTAACTGAAATCTATGGTTACGACGAGGTCTCACGCCCTACCACCAAGACTGTTTCTGATGGCATTCAGTCATTCACTGTTTCCCAAACGCTGGATAGCCTTGGGAGAGTGACGAGTTTGACTTACCCCTCGGGTGGTGGTCGCGCGCCCCAGTTGGCTGTGATCGATGGTGATGACCAAGGGCGTCCTAGTTCCATCAGATTGGACGGCAGCCTACGGGCGAGGGCGTCCTATGATCAGGTTTCTGGATCCTCTGACACGACGACAATAATTTACGGTAATGGGAACTCAACAAGCTCGACCTTGGAGAAGGGTGATCTGGTAAGGACTGATTACACAGCTCTCCCCACATCTGGGTTATTCCCCACCGGATCTGAGGCTAATGCCATGGCCTGGACGCCCGGCGGGCTAATGACGGATCGTGGGGCAGATCATTTCGACTACGATGGCTTGCAGCGGTTAGTTCACAGCAAGGTAGTAGGCATCTGGGGTGAAGTGACGGACCAGTGGTTCGCCTATGATCGGTGGGGAAATCGGGCCGCAGAGGACTGGACCTATGTAGCTTCTGGGGCGAGTCCTTCATCCAAGCCCGATGAGGTCTTAGCGTATGCGGCGACTTACGACGCTCGCAACCGCCTGACGGAATCTGTGGCCGCTCTGATTCCCGGGAGTTGGCGAGGAGGTGCTGGACAAGGCACGCAGAATGGATCCCTCCTGACTGGGGCGAGCTATGATGCATTGGGCCGGCTTTCATCAATCTTTGCAGTTCCCAATAATCAAGCACAGAAAGCTTCGAGTTGGAGTTACGACCCATCAGGTCGGGTCATCAGTGAAACCGTCGAAGGTGCGACCTCGACTTACCTTTTGGATGGGGAAGGGCTGCGCTTCAAGCGGATGAGGTCTGATGGTTCCATCCAATACACCGTGTACGGATTCAATCGGGAGCCCCTCACCGTCTTCGTGAAGACGCCAACCGTCATCACCACCGTCCAAGCCAGGACCTTGGCCGCGACCAGTACCACCAAGAAGAGGCTGAAGACCGCCCAGGCATTGATCGGCGGCGATCCTGTGGGCGCCTACATCGATGGTCCGGATGTAGGCACGACCTTGTACGTAGGCCAGGCGGTGTCCTTCACCGGAACCTCGGATTTCGGGTACTCCTTCAGTTGGACATTTGGGGATGGGACGACGGCCACCGGAGCCTTTCCCATCAAGACCTACACGACGGCAGGCACGTACACCGTGACCCTCAGGGTAGCGGCGATCTCTGGTTATATTGGCAGTTCTGCGACCCGCAGCTTCACGGTGGCCGTGGCCAAGCCGGTAATCAGCAGCTTCACCGCCACGCCCACCACCATTGCTCTGGGTGCAAGTTCCACCCTTGTGTGGTCGGTCACCGGTGCAACCAGTTTGAGCCTGGACAATGGAATCGGCAGCGCCACTGGAACCACAAACCGGGCAGTTAATCCAAGCGTATCCACCACCTTTACCCTGTCCGCCACCAATGCGGGCGGTACGGTGACGGCGATTGTGACTGTGACGGTGGTGCAGCCCCCCACCCTCACCAGCTTCTATGCGAACCCAGCCAATATCTATCAGGGGGACGGCAGCACGCTGTTCTGGACTGTCAGTGGGGCCACGAGCCTGAGCCTGGACAATGGCATCGGGGCCGTGTCGGGCAGCAGTCGGCCCGTGAGCCCGAGCGCCACTACGACCTATACACTGACTGCGACAAACACCTTAAACGGCGTCAGCGTAAGCCGGACGGCCATGGCCACGGTCTATGTAAGTCCACGGCCCACGGTGCCGAACATCGACGGTTTCACCGCGGACGCCACCACCATCGCTGCGGGCTCTGGGACGACCCTGCGCTGGAGCGTGAGCAATAGCGTGGGCGCGGTGAACGTGTTCATCACCAACGTGGGCACGGTGGCTCAAAGCGGCAGCCAGTGGATCACGCCCGCCGGCACAACCACCTACACGCTAACGGCCACCAACTCCCTGGATGCCACCAAGAGCGTATCCCGGGATGTGACGGTGAGCGTGGTCAACCGGCCCGTCATCACCTTCAGCGCCAATCCTGGTGCAGTGAACGTGGGGTCGAGCAGCACGCTCAACTGGAGCGTAACAAACAGTCCCACCTCTGTGTCCATCGACCAGGGGATCGGGGGCGTGGGGGCCAGCGGGTCGACCAGCGTGAGCCCCGGGGCGACCACCACTTACACCCTGACGGCCAGCAACCTGGCCGGGACCGTGACTGCCACAACCACGGTCAGCGTCACCCAGAAGCCCGTGATCGTGAGTTTCCAGCCGACCTCCAGCCAGATCAACCAGGGCTCAAGCACCACCCTCACCTGGACCACCCAAGGGGCGACAAGCCTCACCGTGAATGGAGCCTCAGTACCGGGAACCAGCCTCCTGGTGAGCCCCACCACCACCACGTCCTATACCCTGGTCGCGACCAACGCCGCGGGAACCGACTCCAGGACCACCACAATCACGGTGGTGATCCCGGAATCCTTCCTTTGGAACAAGACCATGATCTACGGCTTCGGCCAGGAACTGGCGGAGGAACAGGCCGGGCAGGGCACCGTGTACATCCAGTCGGACTATGTGGGCAGCCCAAGCATATTGTCCGATGCCACGGGCAGGGTGATCGGACGGCAGAAGGCTCTCCCCTTCGGGGAACGGTACGGCCAGAGCGGGACCAAATCCATCCGGCGTTACACCAACCACGAAGACCAGGACGGAAGCCCGGTTTACATGCAGGCCCGGATGTACCTCCCAACCTATGGGAAGTTCGCCCAGGTGGATCCTGCCTACGACCAGGTCAAGGACGATCCCGAAACCTGGAACCTCTACAACTACGTCACCAACAACCCGGTGACACATACCGATCCGGACGGTCGGGAAGCGAGTCAGACGTCAACCGGATCGCCAGGGGATGCTTCGACAAACAACAAGACGATAGTGGCAGGACCTGATCAGGTCGTTATCACCGCTCACGATCCTAATACCGGGCAAAAGGTCGTGATCGTTATGACGCAAGCGCAATATAAGGCTGCCGGAAGCCCTGGTGTTGGTGGGACAGTCGCTCCTGGTGCAGGTGTAGTTGCGGCACCGGTAGGGACAAGCCAGGCGGCGAATAACCAGATGCCCTCCACGAAGACAGGTGGCGGCGCGCAAACAAAAGTTGAATATGCAAAAGAGGTTCCGAAGGAGGTAAAAGCCGCACTAGAAGCCATCGCTGGATATCTCAATGATGGAACAACATGGAAGTCGGTGGGGGGGATGAGGACCCCGGCTCAAAACAAAGCTACTAAGGGGGCAAAAGGCTCCGACCATGTTGCGCTTAAAGAAGAAGAAGGAAAGAAAGGTGCTGAAGACGGTCATTGGATGAAAGATGGGAAAAATGTCGATAAAGCCGTTTATGAAAAAATAAAAACGGATGGTCTATATTTGGGTGACGGCATTCAAGCGATTTTTCACCCAGGAAATTCAGCACACCTTGAACACTTCCATCTAGGTTTTAGTGATAAACGATCTGATACTGTATATACCAAAGAAACAGGACCAAATAAATATACGCCAGAAAAACGGCTGATAACAATTTTGGGAGAAGAAAATGATTAA
- a CDS encoding YegP family protein, translating into MSGWFELKKASDGQFQFVLKAGNSETILTSELYTTKPSAQNGIASVQANCGKDDRYERLVSKNGKPYFNLKAANHQIIGTSQLYSSTESRDAGIVSVKANGTSTTIKDNA; encoded by the coding sequence ATGTCTGGTTGGTTTGAACTCAAGAAGGCTTCTGATGGTCAGTTCCAGTTCGTTCTTAAAGCTGGCAATTCTGAAACCATCCTCACCAGTGAACTTTACACAACCAAGCCCTCTGCTCAAAACGGCATTGCCTCGGTCCAGGCCAATTGTGGCAAGGATGATCGATACGAGAGACTCGTATCCAAGAACGGCAAACCCTATTTCAATCTCAAGGCCGCAAACCATCAAATCATTGGTACCAGCCAGCTGTACTCCTCAACCGAATCTCGTGATGCAGGCATTGTTTCTGTGAAAGCAAACGGCACTTCCACCACCATCAAGGACAACGCCTAA